The genomic interval tgaaaatgaggtaggaaaatcaaataattgcTGCCTTGTCAAGGACATTGAAAACACACATACAATGCGACAaatcatataaaaacaaatggGTGTACAATTAAATGTGACCAAACATTACAATCCCAACAATGAGAGAAACACAGAGAGAGTGggggagagagaaaaagaaacaaacaaataagtcTCGACATCCTTTCATGTCGATTTCTTCCTTCAGTATCCATCATCAATCTACCAACCTGCATCCGCACATCATCACATCTAATCAATCAATAGCATTTATGATtgatgtatgtatgtatgtatgtatgtatgtacgtacgtacgtatgtatgtatgtatgggtgtgtgtgtgtaagtACGTAAGTACTACAATTTACGATATGTCGGAGGCTCGGTTTATTTAAACTTTCTGGCAACTGTGCTGTCAATAGTAAGCTTACTTGTTAAAGTGTTTTGATAAAATTGCAGGTTGATTTTAACAGCAGAACTGATAATTTTCTATAACTATATATCAAGTAGGCATTCATAAATTAACACCTAATACTTTCATTCTACAGTAGATAAAGCACCGAATATCAAACAAAcataagaaaaatacaaaaatacagAAATTTGTACATGAAACTACGgagtaacaataaaagaagaaagagcaAAAATTAATGCTCATAAGAGAAGAAGGTAAGCTCAtgcaaaaatcaattttctgtTAGAAGAGAATACACCatgaagaataaatataagataGGACGTTAAGAGAGAGTAGAAAGTTTTATAAATACTTAACTTAGATCTAAAGAGTGCAAGTGAAACCAGCGGGTGGTGTCTTTCCGCAAGTGACAAGAAGCTGAAGAGCAAGTGGAAGATAGATGTTAAGATTAAGCAGCTTGAGCTTGAGAGTAGTGCACAAGCAGACAGCAGCTTCTAACTCAACAAGTCCTTGTAGAACTGGGCAGCATTGGTTAACAACTGGGTCACCAAGACCAATGTGAACCAACCCACCAAGAAGGTCCACACAAGCACCCAATTTGAGGGTGTCAATGGGGCATGTGGCAGCCGCTGGTGGAGGTGGTGTGTATGAACATGGGCATGGCTTCCTAGCACTTGGTGGATTAGGGAGAACTGGAGGCAGTGCAACTGGTGGGAGAGTGGGGAGGTCGACTGGTGGCTTGATCGGCGGGACGGTCACCGGAGGGAGAGTGACTGGTGGCAAGGGAACTGGGGGTTTGACAATGGGAGGAAGACCGATGGGTCTAGGCTGCCTAGGTTTCCTGTGCTTCGGGTGCGGCTTGCCACACGTGCCACAGCCAAGAATGGGAGTGGCTGTGGAGATGAAAAGCATGCAAATGATGAGGAGAGCTGAGAGTTTGGAGgagtccatttttttttttttctttattttaaatctctcTTCTTTCTGTTGTAGTAAGTTGTAACAAAGAGAGGGTGATGAAGATTTTACAGGAAAAGCATAGGAGTTATATAGGGGGTAGCGTGCgagcaaaattttttatttttattttattttatttttttgtaagtCTAGAAAGCAAATCACGTGAAGATGAGCTAATGAGCACAGAAGGCAGCTGTCAGATTTGGATAGTTGGtattacaaatgcataatttCGTGTTATTTTTTAGGAGTAGGGTtcgatattttaattaaattatttgatatttatcaAGTGAATgatgagataaaataattaatttatcaagtgaatgatgagataaaataattatttagaatttttgaaaattataaagcaTGAACGAGACATCGCATGTAACacaatttaagataaaattaaatttaggatAAAAGTTTGGAATGTAAATTGTTATATATTAGTGTTATTTATGATTCAATTAGCAATGGTGtttctttgttaattattgttgttttgttCGGCTGCTCTGTTTTGGCTTGCAAAACGTCATCGCGTTGTTACTCCAGTTAatgttaatgttatttttcGAGGGAGTCAAAAAATTATCTTCGATGAATGGTAGGAAACATCACTCAAGAAATTAATCagaaagtagtttttttttttttggtcctcaaaagtcaaaagtaACATTAATCTAGCACTGACAtactccccccccccccccctacccccacccaaaaaaaatctaacattcacaaaaataacaataaagatgttcaaaatatttaaaaaaataagtgatccgaaaacaaattaatgtctaattaatttgaagaacTAAAGGAGAATTTATCATAGTTTTGTCTTTGACATTTACTTGGCAAcaatttttaagaattttgcTTTGGTTTTTGTCTTACGTACATATTCTTATGAAAGTTAATGCAAATTCTTCAGTGATAAATGTTGaagaataaaacaatattGATAAATAAGGAGAGTAGCTCTGTCCCAGTAGCATGGGTACACAAATTGTTTGGCTTCACTTTGTAAAAAGTGAGCCAATTACCTTCGGAATTGGGATTAGTGAAATGGATTTACATTCACAAGAGGTATGTAAGCCTTATGATCGcgaaaaaataagagattaCGGCTCTGTTTGGGATTGACGTTGattaatatttagtaaatattaattattataatttaaaagtaaaattaatttaattttatatttattttataaaaaaattattatatttttattaattttattaaaatttttatttaaaaattacatttactACGTACTATTAATTGTGGATGTCAATCTCAAATTGTGGATGGTAAGAATCccataataagaagaaaattggATTATTCTAACGCTAAACAATAAAAAGCgggggaaaaggaaaaaaaaaaaaaaatctagaagCGTTACTCTATATATCATATTCATAGGGCAAAGGGGTTTTGGTACcccttttttgtcttttttaagGTCTATTATAATGGAGTcctataatttgttataaaaataaaaaagctaaatttttttaaatttttacatattaGTCCCACACCTTCAAATTTTCAGTTGCATTAATGCTTCTGGAAGTCACGATTTTGAGGacaaaaactcaattaaatttattctttttattttaggacAAAAACTCagccaaaaatacaaaactcattgctcaaacaaacaaaaatgattttacaaattcataaactaacactttattattattagtaaattaaaatatttttactacataattaaataatttagtatgttaattaaacattatgttataaaaataataataaaacattacCTACTAGAatctcaaattaaatttattttcgtATTTTGTGTATTCCAGACATATAAAATCtcttgtttgaaaaaaaaaatatgtgggGCTTGAACCCTGCTCACATGGGTGAAAGAAAATTGGTTGCcgtgttaaattttaaaaaaaatcacatttatatttatcatcaattatggttagtaaataatttacatagtttaatgatgaatttacatagtttaattatgtaataaattagttaatatattaattaataagtaaatttattaatttaaatagatattaataaatgtaagaataagtcatttaataaatttattaatttaaatagatattaataaatgtaagaaTAAGTCATTTAATTGAAAACCAAGTTCAatagagtaaaaaaaaattaaaatattgtggacTTATATGTCATgattataaaacttttgatttttcttattttacatGAACAACAAGGGCCTTTAATGCTAGTGGCCCAATAATCATCCAACGGTGGatttaaaaaagacaaaagaaggGTTGTGGCTCAGTTGGCGGCGCAGGCTGGGTAAGTGGGAAGAGCTCTCGGGTTCGATCCTCACTAAACACACCATTTGGGAGGGGTAAAGAGCCTTAACTGTGACTACACCCCGAATCCGAATTAGTCGGGGCCCAATGCGGTTGCCGGAAATCGGATggtttaaaccaaaaaaaaagacaaaagaaggGGTACCAAACCCCATAGGTATAGTAGCTGGACCCATATGCATATATGTTTAAAtcagaaaatattttcataattaaaaataagtatcGGACGCGGTTTTGTTTGATCCACTAATCCATTCTTTTGCGGAAAAGATCCCGCAGTCAAGCCACTAAATTACGCTCACAATTTCGATAGTGGAAGTCAATGGACCAATTTGCTGCTGCATAAACGTCAGCCCTAAATTCACGAAAAgaaaatctaataaaatagACCCACTTATGCCTTGcgactttttctttttttctttgggtgaaaataaacaaaatcttatcatcaataaatatattataatatgagGTTTTGGTAACTCTAGAAAGATTAGactaacttaaaaatttacttcCCATTAATTAAACAACACCAATTCCATATTTtgtgggggaaaaaaaaaaaaaactccacgAAAGTTCAATCGAGCTAGTGAGCTTATACCATCCCACCGTTGATACAATTGGGtccttaattagattaaattgcaAAGAGGGTCCTACCCTTTATcgtttttttctttatgtgtgtgtgtgtgtgggtgggtgtgtgtgtgtgtgtatatatatatatatatatatataaatagctTAATCATTTTAAACTTTAGGGCCCCCTCGAAGGGAGATTCATCAACTAGAGTGGGTTACAGTGAAGGTACTTCTGGTCTTTTCTCACGTGTCGATGATCTGGATTTCATACATTATATCTTCCCTAAGTATATACGgatttcattttatgtttatcTAAAGTTTCAATCTTTTCGTGAACAACTATGGGATCCACTTAAAAGTTGAGCAATtcttttcaaagaaaatagtATAAAGTTGAAAGGACTACCCACAATTTCTTCTTGATCTGAATTTTTCACGTTGATAATTAGTAGGTAATCCCTATCTTatatgcatgtaagatacatccCCCTCACATGAACAGTATATGTGTGGGGCTCACGCATTGTTCATGTGAGAGggatgtatcttacatgcatatAAGATAGAGGGATCCTAATTAGTATTATGGCCCAATGTCAACCCAAAGTGAGCATTAATTTAAAGTCAAGAATATTAAAAGTGGGAAGgt from Citrus sinensis cultivar Valencia sweet orange chromosome 9, DVS_A1.0, whole genome shotgun sequence carries:
- the LOC102620067 gene encoding 36.4 kDa proline-rich protein; amino-acid sequence: MDSSKLSALLIICMLFISTATPILGCGTCGKPHPKHRKPRQPRPIGLPPIVKPPVPLPPVTLPPVTVPPIKPPVDLPTLPPVALPPVLPNPPSARKPCPCSYTPPPPAAATCPIDTLKLGACVDLLGGLVHIGLGDPVVNQCCPVLQGLVELEAAVCLCTTLKLKLLNLNIYLPLALQLLVTCGKTPPAGFTCTL